In a genomic window of Callithrix jacchus isolate 240 chromosome 22, calJac240_pri, whole genome shotgun sequence:
- the TRAPPC5 gene encoding trafficking protein particle complex subunit 5 isoform X2 codes for MEARFTRGKSALLERALARPRTEVSLSAFALLFSELVQHCQSRVFSVAELQARLAALGRQVGARVLDALVAREKGARRETKVLGALLFVKGSVWKALFGKEADKLEQANDDARTFYIIEREPLINTYISVPKENSTLNCASFTAGIVEAVLTHSGFPAKVTAHWHKGTTLMIKFEEAVIARDRALEGR; via the coding sequence ATGGAGGCGCGCTTCACGCGCGGGAAGTCGGCTCTGCTGGAGCGCGCGCTGGCACGGCCGCGCACCGAGGTGAGCCTGAGCGCCTTCGCACTGCTATTCTCTGAGCTGGTGCAGCACTGCCAGAGCCGCGTCTTCTCCGTGGCTGAGCTGCAGGCGCGCCTAGCGGCCCTGGGCCGCCAGGTGGGAGCGCGTGTGCTGGATGCGCTCGTGGCTCGAGAAAAGGGGGCCCGGCGCGAGACCAAGGTGCTGGGCGCGCTGCTCTTCGTCAAAGGCTCAGTGTGGAAGGCGCTCTTCGGCAAGGAAGCGGACAAGCTGGAGCAGGCCAACGATGACGCGCGCACCTTCTACATCATCGAGCGTGAGCCGCTCATCAACACCTACATCTCCGTGCCCAAGGAGAACAGCACGCTCAACTGTGCCAGCTTCACAGCGGGCATCGTGGAGGCAGTGCTCACACACAGCGGCTTCCCTGCCAAGGTCACGGCGCACTGGCACAAGGGCACCACGCTCATGATCAAGTTCGAGGAGGCGGTCATCGCCCGAGACCGGGCCCTGGAGGGCCGCTAA